Below is a window of Candidatus Thermoplasmatota archaeon DNA.
ACCCGCTCCCAGTAGCCCTTGGGCGGGTTGATGAACCCGCCGGACCCCTGGACTGGCTCGGCGATCAGGCAGCAGACATCGCCTTTCAATGGCTCGCTCGTGACCGCCTCCTCTATGACGTCAGCGCATGCGAGATTGCAGGACGGGTACTCCAGGCCCAGATGGCACCTGTAGCAGTAAGCATATTCGACGAGCTGTATGAACGGCATCAGTGGGCCGAAGCCTTCTCGGTACCGCATCTCCTCTCCGGAGAGCGAGATGTCGAGATAGGTCCTGCCGTGGAACGCGGTTGTGTAGGACACTAGCCATCTCTTCTTGCTGTAAGCTCGAGCTATCTTGACGGCGTTCTCGATCGCCTCGGAGCCGCTGGCGAGGAAGAGGCTCTTCTTCAGGTCTCCCGGGCATATCTTGGCCATCTCCTCGGCAAGACGCAGGTAAGGCTCGTAAGTCGAGACCATGAAACAGATATGCTCGAACTTGTCGATCTGGTCCTTCCACGCCTTCACGACCTCCTTGGGCCTGTGGCCGCAGTTGAGGACGCCGAGTCCGACGGTGAAGTCGAGGTAGACGTTGCCGTCGACGTCCCGAAGGAACGGTCCCTCGGCGACATCTATCTCGGCCGGCAGTTGGACCTTGAGTCCGTCGGTGACGAACTCCTCCTTTCTCGCCATCGCGGCCTTCGACTTCGGTCCCGGCGGGTCGACCATGATCTTGGGGCCTTTGAGTTTCCATGACTTTGCCAAATCATCACGCTCGCTCTGTACGAATTGAGCTGAGGAGGCGAATACGCTCGGATGCAGATAAAGAATCAGACCTGATTCCGGAAATGAAACAAGCGACTAACGGCGAAGGACTGAATAGGGCAGTGGATAATCGCCTACTGTGGGAGCTGTGGAAGAGCAAAAGGAGGCAACGGCAAGCTCGGCCCTGAGAACCCGCCTTGTCGAGTTTACCATCTTGGTGGTGGCTTCAATCCTTGTTCTGAGACTGATAGGCGCACCACCTCTCCTTATCCTTGAGGTCTTCGGCCTAGCTGCGATCCTGGGCATATCCGCAGTGCTTCTGATTCCCGAGTTCGGTGGCAAGATTCGTTTCCGATAGGACCTGGGAGCGGTCCATCGAGAGGGCCTTCGACGTACACCACGCTAGATGAGTGCAACTCCTGGGACATCGTCTCGTTCGACACGACGGCGACCCCGAACAGGAACTCCTGGGGCCCGGTTGAGTTCCAGTCGGTCTCCAGGACAAAGAAGGATGATGAGTTCAAATCAATCCCCTCCCTGAGGTCGTACGGCAATCCCCTGCGCCCATTCAGATCGAACAGCCTCGCCCCCGTCTCTCAGATGAATCCGGAGCACCCCCAAGAGGTAGCATCGTGCTAC
It encodes the following:
- a CDS encoding aspartate aminotransferase family protein translates to MAKSWKLKGPKIMVDPPGPKSKAAMARKEEFVTDGLKVQLPAEIDVAEGPFLRDVDGNVYLDFTVGLGVLNCGHRPKEVVKAWKDQIDKFEHICFMVSTYEPYLRLAEEMAKICPGDLKKSLFLASGSEAIENAVKIARAYSKKRWLVSYTTAFHGRTYLDISLSGEEMRYREGFGPLMPFIQLVEYAYCYRCHLGLEYPSCNLACADVIEEAVTSEPLKGDVCCLIAEPVQGSGGFINPPKGYWERVKEICDDNQILFVDDEIQAGFGRTGKFFGIEHWKVEPDLIVTGKSLSMGLPIGAVTGRAEIMDAPSHGSLGGTYGGSPIACAGALEAIKLTRKALPNVKLLHSVIKRRMDEWKKRFEVVGDARGLGAMMAIELVKTKKGKEPAPELARNIQMNCFRKGLYLTSGGKLRNVVRLHPPLTINKTLLNTGLDILESALEEETLTSGSVRRSSAPRARRPH